The proteins below are encoded in one region of Paraburkholderia aromaticivorans:
- a CDS encoding non-ribosomal peptide synthetase, with product MTSFPIALHHQIRAMARIDPDAPALASFTPHTVRLTRGELDSRAARLAAQLRAAGVTTEVRVGVCVARSCDLFVALLAVLKAGGVFVALDPRHPAARLDWVARDAGLMHGIVDGSADAAMRARFAQCFDVASAVAADAAAPRFYGDEENTPVHPRAAAYMIYTSGSTGTPKAVAVEHGPLAAHGEALADSLPIGANDRVLHFASVNFDVSIEAWLVPLAVGGSVVISDPPPFAPETTHAFMLREGVTNTTLPPAYVREFANVCERLGVPPSLRTLLFGGEAMSQDSFDEIRRVFPAVRLVNGYGPTEAVISPMLWPVDPGKMPALEDGNGFASLPIGWPIGRRVARIDGATQQGESGELLLGGVCLARGYHGRAALTAERFLPDPNGEPGERIYRTGDLARERADGSFDYLGRIDDQVQVRGVRVEPGEIAACLLTHPAVADAGVLAETAGGRTQLIACVVLQDELDDAALQAHLAAHLPQAWMPHRLVRFERLPYTLNGKLDRAALRDFIATMPTVVDVNHVAPRTATETRLAALWQTLLSDPAPIGCGDRFFARGGDSLAAMQLQAAIRIEWRVNLRLDTLFDDHPLEALARLVDDSEAETSVGSHAITVVQTTGAPFVDRAASFAQQRFWVLAQTQDAGAAYHVAVQWDVQGALEIGTLQRALDCLIARHQAWRTTLVESDDGIVIQRIHAHLPVSVAQIDLRACDEAERASRLMELTEQQVGAAFDLSKGPLVRAALVTLTDNTQRFLLTTHHSISDGWSSRCAFDELRAAYAAFAMGSEPQLPTLTIQYADYAQWQRDWLAAGEAERQLAYWRDALRDAPEALALPLDRPRSPEHDYRGGRVALRLPVALSEAVRETARRAQASPFTVLLAAFDAWLYRLTGTTDVVVAAPIAHRQRAETAPLVGLFLNTLALRARVAPDQSFAALLDGVRRSAFDAFAHQDVPFDQVLDAVKPPVRRGDAWLKVKFAQQFDLELSAELPGASVRMSPGLDLAARFDYALDFTDDPRGIELVVAYALDGIDEATARAWLHSYAALVADAVRDPQRAIAELDCADSADYRAARRGREFQPADDNVLALFARHARETPHRVALADADTQLTYAEVDAASDRIAFALRQRGVEMEQPVAVCIERSVRFAVALIGVMKSGAYVVPLDPAAPHERLTASVEACGARWMLTAGKDVTAGGAATVLDFDTLTRASSPAGMNDSTATATASHAPPLANQAAYLIFTSGSTGTPKGVVISHGALADYVEGMLNELAFAADASMAMVSTVAADLGHTTLFGALCSGRTLHLLPAQCAFDPDRFAHEMRTRNVGILKIVPSHLHALLDAQHPADVLPVNALVTGGETLPWSLVERIAALKPACRVINHYGPTEATVGVLTCDTSAPAQAALRALSARSAHAVPLGLPLPNAYACVLDSHGASVPPGAIGELYLGGPGLARSYLNRAAATAERFVPSPFAAGERLYRTGDRVRLRADRRLDFLGRLDDQVKIRGYRVEPGEVSAALRALDAIAQAETLAVEHEGRLRLASFVALTSGARFDEAALRAALSARLPDYMVPAVLQHVAALPVTANGKVDRAALRALAAAPAPSVAAGDAPQGATEETLAAVWKDVLKAERVGRDDNFFELGGDSILVLQVIARSRKRGVRFTPKQLFDAPTLTQLARVATTVDVAAQAAPGASKTHAASAKVEHTAALTPAQLRFFALEIPRRGHWNQSIELDTQAPFDFEAFARAFETLLTHHEIFRQRFTPVGAQGEWRLKLAERAFETLPLAAISARDEADALAQFDALQSTLDLTHGPLVCALAALLPDGTTKLYLAIHHIIVDGVTWRVLLDDLDAAYRAACERRSVRLASTGTSAQEWAAQLARAALDIANSPFAAELPYWTALAAPYDDLPLDRPQAKATNADAQSVIQTIGADLTRAALTEANAAYRTQMIELLIAALAQSLDMPVCRIELEGHGREALFDDVDVSRTPGWLTSHYPVQFTLESTPAATLGGVKDTLRAVPNKGLGFGVLRHYGDTATRAALAAVPRPHVTFNYLGQFDAPREAALVPRFGGAGRERDPAGPIGNALAIHAYIDGDATRTLKVHWVYGATQFERATVEAIAQRFESALAALTAACAARLAQRGGGATPGDYPLARSGGLTQAALERMPLDLRTIDDIYSLSPTQHGILFHSLFAPEQSTYVNQLVATLIEPDVERLRVAFEAAVPRHDILRTSFTPDEATPMQVVHRQARMPVEILDWRERGAHAHDAFESWLNADRARGFDLTSPPLMRVALIRITDDAWRLVWTRHHLLLDGWSTARFFADVLRDYIDPPRPQPFAAPAKTRYRDFIAWLATRDADSERAFWLQRLALLDEPTLVAERESVSGREPQHLTRRETIDAATTARLTDTARRLKVTVNTMVQGAWALALQRMTHHTAVAFGATVAGRPDTLPDVDTVLGLFINTLPVITAPLPRRRASAWLHDLQRDNAAAAEHTHTPLYEIQQWAGQGGGALFDTLVVFENYPVDEAWQGRDERALKLRELRNIEATDFALTLVIEAGATLTIDYGYDAAQLDEARVAALHRAFAACLAGLIADPEAPLGTISISTADDLAALARFNSTAQVWPGTQQQALHRQFEQKALAAPDAIALEFADPQGHTQQMTYGELDANADRVAASLIEAGVRADTAVALCVERSFDMVVALMGVLKAGAAYLPIDPDYPAERIAYLLDDAKPAVVLTQPHLLERVMTAVDGNGVKILTVDALRGADFTLSAPVAVAPDQLAYLIYTSGSTGKPKGAGNTHRALANRIAWMQDAYRLDANDVVLHKTPFGFDVSVWEFVWPLAVGAKLAIAAPGDHRDPSRLVAAIETHRVTTLHFVPSMLAAFVAHLEDFHAAARCTSIERIVASGEALAPELAARVAKQLPHARLYNLYGPTEAAIDVSHWTCDARDADAASVPIGHPIANLQLHVLDAALQPLPQGAIGELYLGGVGLARGYLGRAALTAERFVPDPFSHGARLYRTGDLARRRTDGALDYLGRMDTQVKLRGQRIEPGEIEALLRAAPGVHDAVVIVRDEQLIGYVARGADNALDTQALLDDLRAQLPSYMVPSYLIAMDALPVTPNGKCDRHALPAPVRGTASENAVCVAATETERELAEIWKRVLRIDTIGRDDDFFALGGHSLLATQANAQANLHWTLILPLRTLFDERTLQRCATAIDRALAERDAHGAGDTASAIDALLDEFELQ from the coding sequence ATGACGAGCTTCCCGATTGCGTTGCACCACCAGATCCGCGCCATGGCGCGCATCGATCCCGATGCGCCCGCGTTGGCGTCCTTCACGCCGCATACTGTGCGGCTGACGCGCGGCGAACTGGATAGCCGCGCGGCGCGGCTTGCCGCGCAACTGCGCGCGGCGGGTGTGACGACTGAAGTGCGCGTGGGTGTTTGCGTCGCGCGGTCCTGCGATCTGTTCGTCGCGTTGCTCGCTGTATTGAAGGCGGGCGGCGTATTCGTCGCGCTTGATCCGCGTCATCCGGCAGCGCGCCTCGATTGGGTCGCGCGGGATGCGGGGCTCATGCACGGGATCGTCGACGGTTCCGCCGATGCGGCGATGCGCGCGCGTTTCGCGCAATGCTTCGACGTCGCAAGCGCTGTTGCGGCAGATGCGGCAGCGCCGCGTTTCTATGGCGATGAAGAAAACACGCCGGTGCATCCGCGTGCGGCGGCCTACATGATCTACACGTCGGGTTCGACGGGTACGCCGAAAGCAGTTGCCGTCGAACACGGACCGCTTGCCGCGCACGGCGAAGCGCTGGCTGACTCGTTGCCGATCGGTGCAAATGACCGCGTGCTGCATTTCGCGTCGGTCAATTTCGACGTCTCCATCGAAGCATGGTTAGTACCGCTTGCCGTCGGCGGCAGCGTGGTGATCAGCGATCCGCCGCCGTTCGCGCCGGAAACCACGCATGCCTTCATGTTGCGCGAAGGCGTCACCAATACGACACTGCCGCCCGCTTATGTGCGCGAGTTCGCGAACGTTTGCGAGCGCCTCGGCGTGCCGCCTTCGCTGCGCACGCTGCTGTTCGGCGGCGAAGCGATGTCGCAAGACAGTTTTGACGAGATTCGCCGCGTGTTTCCTGCGGTGCGTCTGGTTAACGGCTACGGGCCGACCGAGGCGGTGATCTCGCCGATGCTGTGGCCCGTCGATCCTGGCAAGATGCCCGCGCTCGAGGATGGCAATGGCTTTGCGTCGCTGCCGATCGGTTGGCCGATCGGGCGACGCGTGGCGCGCATCGACGGCGCGACGCAACAGGGCGAAAGTGGTGAACTGCTGCTTGGCGGCGTGTGCCTCGCACGCGGCTACCATGGCCGCGCGGCGCTGACGGCTGAACGTTTTCTGCCCGACCCGAACGGCGAACCGGGCGAGCGGATTTACCGCACCGGCGACCTCGCGCGTGAACGCGCGGACGGCTCGTTCGATTATCTCGGCCGCATCGACGATCAGGTTCAGGTGCGCGGCGTGCGCGTCGAACCTGGCGAGATCGCGGCTTGCTTGCTGACGCATCCTGCGGTGGCTGACGCAGGTGTGCTAGCTGAAACGGCTGGCGGTCGAACGCAACTGATCGCCTGCGTCGTGCTGCAAGACGAACTCGACGATGCCGCGCTGCAAGCACATCTCGCCGCCCATTTGCCGCAGGCGTGGATGCCGCATCGCTTGGTGCGCTTCGAGCGCCTGCCGTACACGTTGAACGGCAAGCTCGATCGCGCCGCATTGCGCGACTTCATTGCCACGATGCCGACTGTCGTCGATGTGAATCATGTCGCGCCTCGAACCGCCACGGAAACGCGCCTGGCCGCGCTTTGGCAAACCTTGCTCAGCGACCCGGCGCCGATCGGTTGCGGCGACCGATTCTTCGCACGTGGCGGCGATTCGCTCGCGGCGATGCAATTGCAGGCGGCGATCCGTATCGAATGGCGCGTGAATCTGCGGCTCGACACGTTGTTCGACGATCATCCGCTCGAAGCACTGGCGCGTCTGGTCGACGATAGCGAGGCCGAAACGTCGGTGGGTTCGCATGCCATCACCGTGGTGCAGACCACCGGCGCGCCGTTCGTCGACCGTGCCGCCTCGTTCGCGCAGCAGCGCTTCTGGGTGCTCGCACAAACGCAGGACGCCGGCGCGGCATATCACGTCGCTGTGCAATGGGACGTGCAGGGCGCGTTAGAGATCGGCACGCTGCAACGCGCGCTCGATTGTCTGATCGCGCGTCATCAGGCGTGGCGAACCACGCTCGTCGAGTCCGACGACGGCATCGTCATCCAACGCATTCATGCCCATTTGCCGGTGTCGGTCGCGCAAATCGATTTGCGTGCTTGCGACGAGGCCGAACGCGCGTCACGATTGATGGAGTTGACCGAACAGCAAGTCGGCGCGGCCTTCGATCTATCTAAAGGTCCACTCGTGCGTGCCGCGCTCGTCACGCTCACCGACAACACGCAGCGCTTCCTGTTGACCACGCATCACTCGATCAGCGACGGCTGGAGTTCGCGCTGCGCCTTCGACGAACTGCGAGCCGCCTACGCAGCCTTCGCGATGGGAAGCGAGCCGCAATTGCCCACGTTGACCATCCAGTACGCCGACTACGCGCAGTGGCAACGCGACTGGCTCGCAGCCGGCGAAGCCGAACGCCAACTGGCGTACTGGCGCGACGCTTTGCGCGATGCACCCGAAGCGCTAGCCTTGCCGCTCGACCGGCCACGCTCGCCGGAGCACGACTATCGCGGCGGCCGCGTCGCGCTGCGTTTGCCCGTCGCGCTGTCCGAGGCCGTGCGCGAAACGGCGCGACGCGCGCAGGCATCGCCGTTCACCGTGCTGCTCGCCGCCTTCGACGCCTGGCTTTACCGATTGACCGGCACGACCGACGTGGTCGTGGCCGCGCCGATCGCGCATCGGCAACGGGCGGAGACCGCGCCGTTGGTGGGTCTCTTCCTCAACACGCTTGCGCTGCGCGCGCGTGTCGCGCCGGATCAATCGTTCGCTGCGTTGCTCGACGGCGTGCGCCGTTCCGCATTCGACGCGTTCGCGCATCAGGATGTGCCGTTCGATCAGGTGCTCGACGCCGTCAAGCCGCCGGTGCGGCGCGGCGACGCGTGGCTCAAGGTCAAGTTCGCGCAGCAGTTCGATCTGGAACTGTCGGCTGAATTGCCGGGCGCTTCGGTGCGCATGTCGCCGGGTCTGGATCTCGCCGCCCGCTTCGATTACGCACTCGATTTCACCGACGATCCGCGCGGCATCGAACTGGTCGTCGCGTATGCGCTCGACGGTATCGATGAAGCGACCGCCCGCGCGTGGCTGCACAGCTATGCCGCGCTCGTCGCCGATGCCGTGCGCGATCCGCAGCGCGCGATTGCCGAACTGGATTGCGCGGATAGCGCCGACTATCGTGCCGCGCGGCGTGGCCGTGAATTCCAACCGGCGGATGACAATGTGCTCGCGCTGTTCGCCCGGCATGCACGTGAAACGCCGCATCGTGTGGCGCTCGCGGATGCCGATACGCAACTCACGTACGCCGAAGTCGATGCGGCGTCGGACCGTATCGCGTTTGCTTTGCGTCAACGCGGGGTGGAGATGGAGCAGCCGGTGGCCGTGTGTATCGAGCGGTCGGTGCGCTTTGCTGTCGCGCTGATCGGCGTGATGAAGTCCGGTGCGTACGTCGTGCCGCTCGATCCTGCCGCGCCGCATGAGCGTTTGACTGCTTCCGTCGAGGCCTGCGGCGCGCGTTGGATGTTGACGGCGGGTAAAGACGTCACTGCGGGTGGCGCTGCGACCGTGCTCGACTTCGACACGCTCACGCGAGCTTCGTCTCCGGCGGGCATGAATGACTCAACGGCAACCGCAACCGCATCGCACGCGCCGCCATTAGCCAATCAAGCCGCCTACCTGATCTTCACCTCGGGCTCGACCGGCACGCCGAAAGGCGTCGTCATCTCGCATGGCGCACTGGCCGACTACGTCGAAGGCATGCTGAACGAACTCGCATTCGCCGCCGACGCATCCATGGCAATGGTCTCCACCGTCGCCGCCGACCTCGGCCATACGACGCTATTCGGCGCGCTCTGCTCGGGCCGCACACTGCATCTATTGCCCGCGCAATGCGCATTCGATCCCGACCGCTTCGCCCACGAAATGCGCACGCGCAACGTCGGCATTCTCAAGATCGTGCCGAGCCACTTGCATGCGCTGCTGGACGCGCAGCATCCGGCCGACGTGCTGCCCGTGAATGCGCTGGTGACGGGCGGCGAAACGCTGCCGTGGTCGCTCGTCGAGCGGATCGCAGCACTGAAGCCGGCGTGCCGCGTAATCAATCACTATGGCCCGACCGAAGCAACGGTAGGCGTATTGACGTGCGACACGTCCGCGCCCGCGCAAGCCGCGCTGCGTGCGCTGAGCGCGCGCAGCGCGCACGCGGTGCCGCTTGGTCTGCCGCTGCCGAACGCTTACGCTTGCGTGCTCGACAGCCACGGCGCGAGCGTGCCGCCGGGCGCGATCGGCGAGTTGTATCTCGGCGGACCGGGTTTGGCGCGCAGTTATCTGAATCGCGCTGCGGCGACCGCTGAGCGTTTCGTGCCGAGTCCGTTCGCGGCGGGCGAGCGTCTCTATCGAACGGGCGATCGCGTGAGACTTCGCGCCGATCGCCGGCTGGATTTTCTCGGACGGCTCGACGATCAGGTCAAGATTCGCGGCTACCGCGTCGAACCTGGCGAGGTCAGTGCGGCATTGCGCGCGCTCGACGCTATCGCTCAGGCCGAAACGCTTGCCGTGGAGCATGAAGGGCGTTTGCGTCTGGCATCGTTCGTCGCCTTGACGAGCGGTGCCCGTTTCGACGAAGCCGCATTGCGCGCGGCGTTGAGCGCGCGTTTGCCGGACTACATGGTGCCGGCCGTGTTGCAGCATGTCGCCGCGTTGCCGGTGACCGCGAACGGCAAGGTGGATCGCGCGGCATTGCGGGCGCTGGCGGCTGCACCGGCGCCGTCGGTGGCAGCGGGCGATGCGCCGCAAGGCGCAACGGAAGAAACTCTCGCTGCCGTCTGGAAAGACGTGCTCAAAGCCGAGCGTGTGGGCCGCGACGACAACTTCTTCGAACTGGGCGGCGATTCGATTCTGGTGTTGCAGGTGATTGCTCGTTCGCGCAAGCGCGGTGTGCGCTTCACACCGAAGCAACTGTTCGATGCGCCCACGCTAACGCAACTCGCACGTGTCGCAACGACGGTGGATGTCGCCGCGCAGGCTGCGCCTGGCGCATCGAAGACACACGCTGCATCCGCCAAAGTCGAACACACCGCCGCGCTCACGCCCGCACAACTGCGTTTCTTCGCACTGGAAATTCCACGGCGTGGCCATTGGAATCAATCCATCGAACTCGACACGCAAGCACCGTTCGACTTCGAGGCTTTCGCGCGCGCATTCGAAACGCTGCTGACGCATCACGAGATTTTCCGTCAGCGTTTCACGCCGGTCGGTGCGCAAGGCGAATGGCGTCTCAAGCTGGCTGAGCGCGCATTCGAGACACTGCCGCTCGCCGCGATTTCCGCTCGCGACGAAGCCGACGCGCTAGCCCAATTCGACGCCTTGCAGAGCACGCTAGATCTGACGCACGGTCCGCTCGTCTGCGCGCTGGCCGCGCTGCTGCCCGACGGCACCACGAAGCTCTATCTGGCGATTCATCACATCATCGTCGACGGTGTGACGTGGCGCGTGTTGCTCGACGACCTCGACGCAGCCTATCGCGCTGCTTGCGAGCGTCGCAGCGTGCGTCTCGCGTCGACGGGAACGAGTGCGCAGGAATGGGCGGCACAGCTGGCACGCGCCGCGCTCGATATCGCGAACTCGCCGTTTGCCGCCGAACTACCGTACTGGACCGCGCTCGCCGCGCCCTACGACGATCTGCCGCTCGACCGTCCGCAAGCCAAGGCGACCAACGCCGACGCGCAATCCGTGATCCAGACCATCGGCGCCGATCTGACACGCGCCGCATTGACGGAAGCGAATGCCGCGTACCGCACGCAGATGATCGAACTGCTGATCGCGGCGCTGGCGCAGTCGCTCGACATGCCCGTTTGCCGTATCGAACTCGAAGGCCACGGCCGCGAAGCTTTGTTCGACGATGTCGATGTCAGCCGCACGCCTGGCTGGCTCACGAGTCACTATCCGGTGCAGTTCACGCTCGAAAGTACGCCGGCGGCCACGCTCGGCGGGGTCAAAGACACGCTGCGCGCGGTGCCGAACAAGGGTCTCGGTTTCGGCGTGCTGCGCCACTACGGCGACACGGCGACGCGCGCGGCGCTCGCCGCCGTGCCGCGCCCGCATGTGACGTTCAACTATCTCGGCCAGTTCGACGCGCCGCGCGAAGCGGCGCTCGTGCCGCGTTTCGGCGGCGCGGGCCGCGAACGCGATCCGGCGGGGCCGATTGGCAACGCGTTGGCGATTCACGCCTATATCGACGGCGACGCCACGCGCACACTCAAAGTCCATTGGGTCTACGGAGCGACGCAATTCGAACGAGCGACCGTGGAAGCCATTGCGCAGCGTTTCGAAAGCGCGCTCGCGGCATTGACGGCGGCATGCGCGGCGCGTCTCGCGCAACGCGGCGGCGGCGCGACGCCTGGCGACTATCCGCTCGCGCGTTCGGGCGGCTTGACGCAGGCCGCGCTGGAGCGCATGCCACTCGACTTGCGCACCATCGACGACATCTATTCGCTTTCGCCGACGCAGCACGGCATTCTGTTCCACTCGCTGTTCGCGCCCGAGCAATCCACCTATGTGAATCAGCTGGTCGCGACCTTGATCGAACCGGACGTGGAACGTCTGCGCGTTGCATTCGAAGCTGCCGTGCCGCGTCACGACATTCTGCGCACCAGCTTCACGCCGGATGAAGCGACGCCGATGCAGGTCGTGCATCGCCAGGCGCGTATGCCGGTCGAGATTCTCGATTGGCGCGAGCGTGGCGCGCACGCGCACGATGCATTCGAAAGCTGGCTCAACGCCGACCGTGCGCGCGGTTTCGATCTGACGTCGCCGCCGTTGATGCGCGTCGCGCTGATCCGCATCACGGACGACGCATGGCGTCTCGTCTGGACGCGTCACCATTTGCTGCTCGACGGCTGGAGCACGGCGCGTTTCTTCGCCGACGTGCTGCGCGACTATATCGATCCACCGCGTCCGCAACCGTTCGCGGCGCCCGCGAAAACGCGCTATCGCGACTTCATCGCGTGGCTGGCCACGCGTGACGCCGACAGCGAGCGCGCCTTCTGGCTGCAACGTCTCGCCTTGCTCGACGAACCGACGCTGGTTGCCGAGCGTGAGTCCGTGAGCGGCCGCGAGCCGCAACATCTCACGCGGCGTGAAACGATCGACGCTGCGACGACCGCGCGCCTCACCGACACCGCGCGCCGTCTGAAGGTCACGGTCAACACGATGGTGCAGGGCGCATGGGCACTTGCATTGCAACGGATGACGCATCACACGGCAGTCGCGTTCGGCGCGACCGTCGCCGGGCGTCCTGATACGTTGCCGGACGTCGATACCGTGCTGGGCCTTTTCATCAACACACTGCCGGTAATCACGGCGCCGTTGCCGCGACGCCGGGCATCGGCATGGCTGCATGATTTGCAGCGCGACAACGCCGCAGCCGCAGAGCACACGCATACGCCGCTCTACGAAATCCAGCAATGGGCGGGACAAGGTGGCGGCGCGCTGTTCGACACGCTGGTCGTGTTCGAAAACTATCCCGTGGATGAAGCATGGCAAGGACGCGACGAGCGCGCGCTCAAGCTGCGTGAATTGCGCAATATCGAAGCGACTGATTTCGCGCTCACGCTGGTGATCGAAGCGGGCGCGACGCTCACGATCGACTACGGCTACGATGCCGCGCAACTCGATGAAGCGCGTGTCGCCGCATTGCATCGCGCGTTTGCTGCGTGCCTTGCGGGCTTGATCGCCGATCCGGAGGCGCCGCTCGGCACGATTTCGATTTCCACCGCCGACGATCTGGCCGCGCTGGCGCGTTTCAACTCGACCGCGCAAGTGTGGCCGGGCACGCAGCAGCAGGCGCTGCATCGCCAGTTCGAACAGAAAGCGCTGGCAGCGCCCGACGCGATCGCGCTCGAATTCGCCGACCCGCAAGGACATACGCAGCAGATGACCTACGGCGAACTCGATGCAAATGCCGATCGCGTCGCCGCCTCGCTCATCGAAGCCGGCGTGCGCGCGGACACGGCGGTGGCGCTGTGCGTCGAGCGTTCGTTCGACATGGTCGTCGCGCTGATGGGCGTGCTCAAAGCGGGCGCCGCTTATCTGCCCATCGATCCCGACTATCCGGCGGAGCGCATCGCGTATCTACTCGACGACGCGAAACCCGCTGTCGTGCTGACGCAGCCGCATCTGCTGGAACGTGTCATGACAGCGGTTGACGGTAACGGCGTGAAGATCCTCACCGTCGACGCACTACGCGGCGCCGACTTCACGCTCAGCGCTCCCGTGGCAGTCGCGCCCGATCAACTCGCTTACTTGATCTACACGTCCGGTTCCACAGGCAAGCCGAAGGGCGCGGGCAATACGCATCGCGCGCTGGCGAACCGCATTGCGTGGATGCAGGACGCGTATCGCCTCGACGCCAACGACGTCGTGTTGCACAAGACCCCGTTCGGTTTCGACGTGTCGGTGTGGGAGTTCGTATGGCCGCTCGCCGTCGGCGCAAAGCTCGCAATCGCGGCGCCCGGCGACCATCGCGATCCGTCGCGACTCGTCGCGGCCATCGAAACACATCGCGTCACGACGCTGCATTTCGTGCCGTCGATGCTGGCGGCCTTCGTCGCCCATCTGGAAGACTTTCATGCGGCGGCGCGCTGCACGAGCATCGAGCGTATCGTCGCCAGCGGCGAAGCGCTCGCGCCGGAACTGGCGGCGCGCGTCGCAAAACAATTGCCTCACGCGCGGCTCTACAACCTCTACGGCCCGACCGAAGCCGCCATCGACGTTTCGCATTGGACGTGCGATGCGCGCGATGCCGACGCGGCGTCTGTGCCGATCGGTCACCCGATTGCAAACCTGCAATTGCACGTGCTGGACGCGGCGTTGCAACCGCTGCCGCAAGGCGCGATCGGCGAACTGTACCTGGGCGGCGTGGGACTGGCCCGCGGCTACCTCGGCCGCGCCGCGCTGACGGCGGAACGCTTCGTCCCCGATCCGTTCTCGCACGGCGCGCGGCTCTATCGAACCGGCGACCTTGCGCGCCGTCGCACGGACGGCGCGCTCGACTATCTCGGCCGCATGGATACGCAAGTGAAATTGCGTGGCCAGCGCATCGAGCCCGGCGAAATCGAAGCGCTGCTGCGCGCGGCGCCGGGTGTGCACGACGCGGTGGTGATCGTGCGTGACGAACAATTGATTGGCTACGTGGCGCGCGGCGCGGACAACGCGCTCGATACGCAGGCGCTACTCGACGATTTGCGTGCGCAACTGCCGTCGTACATGGTGCCCTCGTATCTGATCGCGATGGATGCGCTGCCGGTCACGCCGAACGGCAAATGCGACCGCCACGCGCTGCCGGCTCCCGTGCGCGGCACCGCCTCAGAAAACGCCGTCTGCGTGGCCGCCACCGAGACGGAGCGTGAACTCGCCGAGATCTGGAAGCGCGTGTTGCGCATCGACACGATTGGCCGCGACGACGACTTCTTCGCGCTGGGCGGCCACTCGCTGCTCGCGACGCAAGCCAACGCGCAGGCGAATCTGCACTGGACGCTGATCCTGCCGCTACGCACCCTGTTCGACGAACGCACGTTGCAGCGCTGTGCCACCGCGATCGACCGCGCGCTCGCCGAGCGCGACGCGCACGGCGCAGGCGATACCGCGAGCGCGATCGATGCGCTCCTCGACGAATTCGAACTGCAATAA